A genomic region of Caldicellulosiruptor acetigenus contains the following coding sequences:
- a CDS encoding anti-sigma factor antagonist (This anti-anti-sigma factor, or anti-sigma factor antagonist, belongs to a family that includes characterized members SpoIIAA, RsbV, RsfA, and RsfB.) — MDFEAIMMEGILILKIKGELDQYNADRYRLRFDMKIVSPEVQKVVIDISELSFMDSSGVGFLVGRFRTAKAFAKELVLVCNSNYINKLLSTCGIEKLIKKYTTIEEALS, encoded by the coding sequence ATGGATTTTGAAGCAATTATGATGGAAGGAATATTGATTTTAAAGATAAAAGGTGAGCTTGACCAGTACAATGCAGACAGATACAGACTCAGATTTGATATGAAAATTGTAAGTCCAGAAGTTCAAAAAGTTGTGATAGACATTTCAGAACTTTCGTTTATGGACTCATCAGGTGTTGGCTTTCTTGTAGGCCGGTTCAGAACGGCAAAAGCGTTTGCCAAGGAACTTGTCCTGGTTTGCAACTCGAACTATATCAACAAGCTTCTTTCAACTTGTGGAATAGAAAAGCTGATAAAGAAATATACAACTATTGAAGAGGCATTGAGTTAA
- a CDS encoding YdcF family protein: MRKFLKISICTLATVILIFAVTEASIIIFGIFSKPKKSDCIIVLGCAVYGDFPSPFFRERLNRAFELYKKGYARYIIVCGAKGPGENISEAEAGKRYLVERGVLPELILKEDKSFSTYENLLYSKRIMNKKGFKSAIIVSNMFHLRRASLIAKKLKMNASFSGVYVKQYLHEEYYGFVRESVAVWYEILKTLTSF, encoded by the coding sequence ATGAGAAAGTTTTTGAAAATTTCAATTTGCACTTTGGCTACTGTAATTTTGATATTTGCAGTTACAGAAGCATCAATAATTATTTTTGGCATTTTTTCAAAACCTAAAAAATCAGACTGTATAATTGTTTTAGGCTGTGCAGTTTATGGTGATTTTCCAAGTCCGTTTTTTCGGGAAAGACTTAACAGAGCTTTTGAACTTTATAAAAAAGGCTATGCAAGATACATAATTGTCTGTGGCGCAAAAGGGCCGGGCGAAAATATTTCTGAAGCTGAGGCGGGGAAGAGGTATCTTGTGGAAAGGGGAGTTTTGCCTGAGCTCATTTTAAAGGAAGACAAATCTTTTTCTACATATGAAAATTTGCTGTATTCAAAAAGGATTATGAACAAGAAAGGTTTCAAAAGCGCTATTATTGTTTCAAACATGTTTCATTTAAGAAGGGCAAGTTTGATTGCTAAAAAATTAAAAATGAATGCTTCTTTTTCAGGTGTATATGTAAAACAATATTTGCATGAAGAATACTACGGTTTTGTGCGCGAAAGTGTAGCTGTGTGGTATGAGATTCTCAAAACTCTTACATCTTTCTGA
- a CDS encoding flagellar protein FlgN: MNYVERIIELLEEEYKVFERVLNLSNEKTKYIVENNLSGIIEILNQEKKEAETISKLEEERQKILDALVKEKNKAISNLNDLAFIVTPDEWQKINDLKEKLGEIIFKLKKANDLNASLVSSALEYIDFMTNVISSYFSDTTTYQKDGQGSYQKKNLFDVKL; this comes from the coding sequence ATGAACTATGTAGAAAGAATAATTGAGCTTTTAGAAGAAGAATATAAGGTATTTGAAAGGGTCTTGAACCTCAGCAATGAAAAAACAAAATACATTGTGGAGAACAATCTTTCAGGGATAATTGAAATTTTAAATCAGGAGAAAAAAGAAGCAGAAACAATTAGCAAGCTTGAAGAAGAAAGACAGAAAATTTTAGATGCCTTAGTAAAAGAAAAAAATAAGGCTATTTCAAATCTTAACGACCTTGCATTCATCGTCACACCAGATGAATGGCAGAAGATAAATGATTTGAAAGAAAAACTTGGTGAGATTATTTTCAAGTTAAAAAAAGCAAATGACCTTAACGCTTCTTTAGTTTCAAGTGCGCTTGAGTATATAGATTTTATGACAAATGTAATTTCATCGTATTTTTCAGACACCACTACATATCAAAAGGATGGGCAAGGAAGCTACCAAAAGAAAAACCTTTTTGATGTTAAGCTGTAG
- a CDS encoding SigF/SigG family RNA polymerase sporulation sigma factor, whose protein sequence is MSKASQEELISKAKNGDKLARQQLIESNLALVWSVVKKFAAKGVELEDLFQIGCIGLIKAVDRFDPSFNVRFSTYAVPMIIGEIKRYLRDDGKIKVSRKIKENQSKIKKLRNQFVSSNGREPTISEISQLTGLSSDEILLCMDASSEVASLNEVVNQEEGKPITLMDIASDEEDYSTKLLDLMALKEGLKKLKGRERYIIFMRYFKNKTQSEIAKELNISQVHVSRIEKRALERIKREFV, encoded by the coding sequence TTGAGCAAGGCTTCCCAGGAGGAATTGATAAGTAAGGCTAAAAACGGCGATAAACTTGCACGCCAGCAGCTAATAGAAAGCAATCTTGCGCTTGTGTGGAGTGTTGTAAAAAAGTTTGCTGCAAAAGGAGTAGAGCTTGAGGATTTGTTCCAGATAGGTTGCATAGGGCTTATTAAAGCTGTTGACAGGTTTGACCCGTCGTTTAATGTCAGGTTTTCAACATATGCTGTTCCTATGATAATTGGTGAGATAAAAAGATATCTGCGTGATGATGGCAAGATAAAGGTTTCACGAAAGATAAAAGAAAATCAGAGTAAAATAAAAAAACTGAGAAACCAGTTTGTATCAAGCAATGGAAGAGAACCCACAATCTCAGAGATTTCCCAGCTGACAGGACTTTCCAGCGATGAGATTTTGCTTTGCATGGATGCATCTTCAGAGGTTGCATCACTCAATGAGGTTGTAAATCAGGAAGAGGGAAAACCTATCACACTGATGGACATTGCATCTGATGAAGAGGATTATTCAACAAAACTTTTGGATTTGATGGCACTAAAAGAAGGGCTTAAGAAATTAAAAGGACGGGAACGCTACATAATATTTATGCGCTACTTCAAAAACAAAACACAATCTGAAATTGCAAAAGAGCTAAACATCTCCCAGGTGCATGTATCAAGGATTGAAAAAAGAGCTTTGGAGAGGATAAAAAGGGAGTTTGTTTGA
- the flgM gene encoding flagellar biosynthesis anti-sigma factor FlgM: MRIEDRMRIFQIYSQTAKVSRVEKKQEKASADKVEISSEARDFQAVLNAIKLTPDIREEKVNEIKKKIDSGTYNVSGRDVVEKLIREYKASKKSE, translated from the coding sequence ATGAGGATAGAAGATAGAATGAGGATATTTCAGATTTACAGCCAAACAGCAAAGGTAAGCAGAGTAGAAAAGAAGCAGGAGAAAGCTTCTGCTGATAAGGTTGAAATATCAAGCGAAGCAAGAGATTTTCAGGCAGTTTTGAATGCAATTAAGCTCACACCCGATATTCGTGAGGAGAAGGTAAATGAAATAAAAAAGAAGATTGACTCTGGCACATACAACGTATCTGGCAGAGATGTTGTTGAAAAGCTAATAAGAGAGTACAAAGCTTCAAAAAAGAGTGAGTAA
- the flgK gene encoding flagellar hook-associated protein FlgK, with protein MSFYGLEIARTGIFVNRKGLEVTSHNVANASTPGYTRQVLNVKSNPPSSKVGFYSPKFQVGMGADVQSLQQIRDMFLDMQYRNEYSRQGEYEIKADNLNFIEAIFNEPSDTGLSAVIDQFFSSLQELSKNPESLTVRALVRQRASALTDAIHKMYKQLEDLQSELNDQVYDKILEINSIAFQIADLNQQIFILELRGEKANDLRDQRNLLVDKLSKIVDTTAYEDKDGRFIVQIAGGETLVNHFTVYELETDKSKIMRKSGFDSNGLPTQFDTDDPRSQQNLYDVPGLFVVMWKDTGQVLNIKSGELKGLLDMRDGVGGLDEDSQAGVDVPNKNSFTGIPYYLNRLNEFAQKLIEKFNELHTQGWSLNGQNRGIYFFEPPVGQTFFYARYIKVSDAIMNDLNNIATTYDVNNLPGGNDLVVDMLKLRNDTSIFKEGKFEDFLKSLISNLGVDSQGAKNFAENQKVMVTQLDNRRQAVSGVSIDEEMTNLIKYQHGFQASARMINAFDEMLDVIVNRLGLVGR; from the coding sequence ATGTCGTTTTACGGGCTTGAGATTGCAAGAACAGGTATATTTGTAAACAGAAAAGGGTTAGAGGTGACATCGCACAACGTTGCCAATGCTTCAACACCGGGATATACAAGGCAGGTTTTAAATGTAAAGTCAAATCCGCCATCCAGCAAGGTTGGTTTTTACAGTCCAAAGTTTCAAGTTGGGATGGGTGCTGATGTGCAAAGCCTTCAGCAGATAAGAGACATGTTTTTGGATATGCAATACCGAAACGAATATTCACGCCAGGGAGAGTATGAAATAAAAGCTGATAACCTGAATTTTATTGAAGCCATATTCAATGAACCGAGTGATACGGGCTTATCTGCTGTTATAGACCAGTTTTTCTCAAGTTTGCAGGAGCTTTCGAAAAATCCAGAAAGCTTAACAGTGCGTGCGCTTGTTCGCCAGAGAGCTTCAGCTCTCACTGATGCGATACATAAGATGTACAAACAGCTTGAAGATTTGCAGAGCGAGCTAAATGACCAGGTATATGATAAGATTTTGGAGATAAACAGCATAGCATTCCAAATAGCAGATTTAAACCAGCAGATATTTATTTTAGAGCTTCGAGGCGAAAAGGCAAACGACCTTCGCGACCAGCGAAATCTTCTTGTTGACAAGCTCTCAAAAATTGTTGATACAACTGCTTATGAAGACAAAGATGGCAGGTTCATTGTGCAGATAGCTGGAGGAGAGACACTTGTAAATCACTTTACAGTCTATGAGCTTGAGACGGATAAATCAAAAATTATGAGAAAAAGTGGATTTGACTCAAATGGTCTTCCAACACAATTTGACACTGATGACCCACGTTCACAGCAAAATCTTTACGACGTCCCAGGACTTTTTGTTGTTATGTGGAAGGACACAGGGCAGGTTTTGAATATAAAGTCTGGTGAGCTAAAAGGGCTATTGGATATGCGCGATGGCGTTGGCGGTCTGGATGAGGACAGCCAGGCGGGTGTTGATGTTCCAAATAAAAATAGCTTTACAGGTATTCCTTATTATTTGAACAGGCTCAATGAATTTGCACAAAAGCTTATCGAGAAATTCAATGAACTTCACACACAGGGCTGGTCACTCAACGGACAAAATAGAGGCATATACTTTTTCGAGCCGCCTGTTGGTCAGACATTTTTCTATGCAAGGTATATAAAGGTCTCTGATGCCATTATGAACGACCTTAACAACATTGCAACAACTTACGATGTAAACAATCTTCCAGGTGGAAATGACCTTGTTGTTGATATGCTAAAGCTAAGAAACGACACCTCAATTTTCAAAGAAGGAAAGTTTGAAGATTTTCTAAAGTCTTTGATTTCAAACCTTGGAGTTGACTCCCAGGGGGCAAAAAACTTTGCAGAGAACCAAAAGGTTATGGTCACCCAGCTTGATAACAGACGCCAGGCAGTATCAGGTGTTTCCATAGATGAAGAGATGACAAACCTGATTAAATACCAGCATGGTTTTCAGGCATCAGCCAGAATGATTAATGCTTTTGACGAGATGCTGGATGTAATAGTCAACAGACTTGGACTTGTTGGAAGATAA
- a CDS encoding TIGR03826 family flagellar region protein yields the protein MDVRNCRRCGKIYLYDGSPICPQCRKEEEEDFKKVKEYLYDHPGATLPEVSNATGVSPEKILRFLKEERLEIVGESNIILECERCGKAIKTGRLCDECKKEVGTRFLSYLDDKKLQESKKKNEEFAKRKEAGYRYLSKDLKEDDSK from the coding sequence ATGGATGTCAGAAACTGCAGAAGATGTGGGAAGATTTATCTTTATGACGGAAGTCCTATCTGCCCTCAGTGCAGAAAAGAGGAAGAAGAGGATTTCAAAAAGGTGAAAGAATATCTTTATGACCATCCTGGTGCAACCTTGCCAGAAGTGTCAAACGCAACAGGCGTGTCACCAGAAAAGATTTTGAGGTTCTTAAAGGAAGAAAGGCTTGAGATTGTCGGTGAGAGCAATATTATTTTAGAGTGTGAAAGATGCGGAAAAGCAATTAAAACAGGAAGGCTTTGTGATGAGTGCAAGAAAGAAGTTGGAACAAGGTTTTTGAGCTATCTTGATGATAAAAAACTTCAAGAGTCGAAAAAGAAAAACGAAGAGTTTGCTAAAAGAAAAGAGGCGGGCTACAGGTATCTTTCGAAGGACTTAAAAGAAGATGATAGCAAGTAA
- the truA gene encoding tRNA pseudouridine(38-40) synthase TruA produces the protein MRNILLTIEYDGTGYFGWQKQPNKKTIQGTIEEAIKKLTGEEVNLIGSGRTDRGVHALNQKANFKTNSKIPTDKFPLALNSVLPGDISVKDAVEVPLDFSARYSAKQKTYKYLIYNKKSRPALLRNYAYYYPYELDVDAMQRACEYFIGEYDFKSFCSADSEAKTTIRRVYNAYLTFENECIAIYITANGFLYNMARIIAGTILDVGAGKLKPMDIPLVIESKDRTKAGKTLPPWGLYLVDVVY, from the coding sequence TTGAGAAACATTCTCTTGACCATAGAATATGATGGCACAGGATATTTTGGATGGCAAAAACAGCCCAATAAGAAAACCATTCAGGGAACAATTGAAGAGGCTATAAAGAAGTTGACAGGCGAAGAGGTAAACTTAATTGGTTCTGGAAGAACAGACAGAGGTGTTCATGCTTTAAATCAAAAAGCCAATTTCAAAACAAACAGCAAAATTCCAACAGACAAGTTTCCTCTTGCTTTAAATTCTGTGCTGCCTGGCGATATATCTGTAAAAGACGCAGTTGAGGTACCTTTAGATTTTTCTGCACGCTACAGTGCAAAGCAGAAGACTTACAAGTATCTTATATATAACAAAAAAAGTCGTCCCGCGCTTTTGAGAAACTATGCGTATTATTATCCATACGAGCTTGATGTTGACGCCATGCAAAGAGCATGTGAATACTTTATAGGGGAATATGACTTTAAAAGTTTTTGTTCTGCTGATTCTGAAGCAAAGACAACCATAAGGCGTGTATACAATGCATATTTGACCTTTGAAAATGAGTGCATTGCAATATATATAACAGCCAATGGCTTTCTTTACAACATGGCAAGGATTATCGCAGGGACAATCTTGGACGTGGGAGCAGGAAAATTAAAACCAATGGATATTCCGCTTGTAATAGAGAGCAAAGACAGAACCAAGGCAGGAAAAACATTGCCACCCTGGGGGCTTTACCTTGTGGATGTGGTTTACTGA
- a CDS encoding ComF family protein: MEKIIEFFFPPRCAFCGRLGKSPCDDCKKNIRFITGNTCQKCGIPIGDTTLPFCPSCLRENFVFERVFPVFYYEGVVRRGVHLFKYRGFYQNAITFSRLMAKKIIEANINADIITFVPTSYERFLQRGFNHSSLLAKNIGKILKIPTVDLLARVGFTKPFYNLSRQERQKEIKGKIELKKGYENIIKDKRVILVDDIFTTGATANECSKVLLENGAKCVFVSVLAITKLTK; this comes from the coding sequence ATGGAAAAAATAATTGAATTTTTCTTCCCTCCGAGGTGTGCATTTTGCGGCAGGCTTGGAAAAAGCCCGTGTGATGATTGCAAGAAAAATATAAGGTTTATTACAGGCAACACGTGTCAAAAATGCGGAATACCTATTGGTGATACTACTTTGCCGTTTTGTCCTTCTTGCTTGAGAGAAAACTTTGTATTTGAAAGAGTCTTTCCAGTATTCTACTATGAAGGGGTAGTTCGTAGAGGCGTTCATCTTTTCAAATACAGAGGTTTTTATCAAAATGCAATAACCTTCTCAAGGCTTATGGCTAAAAAGATTATTGAAGCCAATATAAATGCCGATATAATAACCTTTGTTCCAACAAGCTATGAAAGGTTTCTGCAAAGGGGTTTTAACCATTCCTCTTTGCTTGCAAAAAATATTGGAAAGATACTTAAAATTCCAACCGTTGACCTTCTTGCAAGAGTAGGTTTTACAAAACCTTTTTATAACCTCTCACGACAAGAAAGACAAAAAGAGATAAAGGGTAAAATTGAGCTTAAAAAAGGGTATGAAAATATTATAAAAGACAAAAGAGTCATTCTTGTTGACGACATCTTCACAACAGGTGCAACAGCAAATGAGTGTTCAAAAGTTTTGCTTGAAAATGGGGCAAAGTGCGTTTTTGTCTCTGTTCTTGCGATAACAAAGCTTACAAAGTAA
- the spoIIAB gene encoding anti-sigma F factor: MKVLNYMELKIPSKAQNEAFARVAVAAFVAQLDPTLDEVTEIKTAVSEAVTNSIIHAYEDKIGEIIIKGKIYENYVVEIEVIDFGKGIEDVELARQPLFTTKPDQERSGMGFTVMETFMDKLEVTSEVGKGTCVRMFKAIKKRKSEGVEIEQGFPGGIDK; encoded by the coding sequence ATGAAGGTTTTAAATTATATGGAACTGAAAATCCCGTCAAAAGCTCAAAACGAGGCATTTGCAAGGGTTGCTGTTGCTGCGTTTGTTGCTCAGCTGGATCCTACTTTAGATGAGGTTACTGAAATAAAAACTGCTGTATCTGAAGCTGTAACAAATTCAATAATTCATGCATATGAGGATAAAATTGGGGAAATAATAATAAAAGGAAAGATTTATGAAAATTATGTTGTTGAGATTGAAGTAATTGACTTTGGGAAAGGAATTGAAGATGTTGAGCTTGCTCGGCAACCACTCTTTACAACAAAACCTGACCAGGAACGCTCTGGTATGGGATTTACTGTGATGGAAACATTCATGGATAAGCTTGAGGTTACATCAGAGGTTGGTAAGGGTACATGCGTCAGGATGTTTAAAGCTATTAAAAAACGAAAGAGCGAGGGAGTAGAAATTGAGCAAGGCTTCCCAGGAGGAATTGATAAGTAA